From the genome of Winogradskyella forsetii, one region includes:
- a CDS encoding GYDIA family GHMP kinase: MSTKPKTYRSNGKLLLTAEYAVLDGAKALAVPTGYGQSLTVEANDTNIIYWQSYNELDKVWFECTLPFDEIATTARKSQSRNDIKERLVEILQAAKSLNPDFLSSNQGFNITTHQDFNRLWGLGTSSTLINNIANWANVDAYRLLKQTFGGSGYDIACAQNDNPISFQLQQHQHPFVEKVKFRPEFKQHLYFVYLNQKQNSRDGISSYKKLGKINADRIDQINSITDAMIVCKSLSEFESLMSTHESIISKLIQEVPIKTRLFSDFNGAVKSLGAWGGDFVLVASEDNPTSYFNAKGFEVVIAYDDMVL, from the coding sequence TTGAGTACAAAACCCAAAACATACCGAAGCAACGGAAAACTACTACTCACTGCAGAGTATGCTGTTTTAGATGGCGCAAAGGCATTGGCCGTTCCAACTGGATATGGACAAAGCTTGACGGTTGAAGCGAATGACACTAATATTATTTATTGGCAGAGTTACAATGAATTGGACAAGGTGTGGTTTGAATGTACGCTTCCATTTGATGAGATTGCCACGACTGCCAGAAAAAGTCAGTCTCGCAATGATATAAAAGAGCGACTTGTTGAAATATTACAAGCCGCAAAAAGCTTAAATCCTGATTTTTTAAGCTCAAATCAAGGTTTTAACATTACCACACATCAAGATTTTAATCGGCTTTGGGGTTTGGGCACTTCCTCTACTTTAATCAATAATATAGCAAATTGGGCCAATGTTGATGCTTATCGACTATTGAAACAAACATTTGGAGGTAGTGGTTATGATATTGCGTGCGCGCAAAATGATAACCCGATTTCATTTCAACTTCAACAGCATCAACATCCATTCGTCGAAAAGGTAAAATTTCGACCTGAATTTAAACAACATTTATATTTTGTATATCTCAACCAGAAACAAAATAGCCGAGATGGGATTTCAAGTTATAAGAAGCTGGGTAAAATCAACGCAGACCGCATTGATCAAATTAACAGCATAACGGACGCTATGATTGTTTGTAAATCCCTTTCAGAATTTGAAAGCTTGATGTCAACCCATGAAAGCATAATCTCAAAGCTTATTCAGGAAGTGCCGATTAAAACGCGCTTATTTTCAGATTTTAATGGTGCTGTAAAAAGTTTAGGCGCTTGGGGAGGTGATTTTGTTTTGGTGGCTTCTGAG
- a CDS encoding GIY-YIG nuclease family protein, with amino-acid sequence MPKGYTYILECSDGSYYTGSTVDMNIRLAKHCNGQGANHTKKRLPVLLVYLEEHQRIDEAFYREKQIQGWSRAKKEALIQNKVEELSKLSECKNDSHYALWLRLRSATEKRLTSTSLSDQITATEEQLNLTTAEKLSTKEKP; translated from the coding sequence ATGCCAAAAGGTTACACTTACATATTAGAATGCTCAGATGGCTCCTATTACACAGGAAGCACTGTTGATATGAATATACGTTTAGCCAAACACTGCAATGGACAAGGAGCAAACCACACAAAAAAACGCTTACCAGTTTTATTAGTTTATCTTGAGGAACATCAAAGAATCGATGAGGCCTTTTATAGAGAAAAGCAAATACAAGGTTGGAGCAGGGCAAAGAAAGAAGCTTTAATACAAAATAAAGTAGAAGAATTAAGCAAATTATCAGAATGTAAAAATGATAGTCATTATGCATTGTGGCTTCGACTACGCTCAGCCACCGAAAAGCGACTCACTTCGACTTCGCTCAGTGACCAAATTACAGCCACCGAAGAACAGCTCAATCTGACTACAGCCGAAAAACTATCAACCAAAGAAAAACCTTGA
- a CDS encoding hydroxymethylglutaryl-CoA reductase, degradative, protein MPNTISGFSKLSKSEKIEWLLDTYFTDKDSARNLVQRYWNSDEKLQKLHDEFIENTITNYYLPLGVAPNFLINETFYTIPMAIEESSVIAAASKAAKFWLERGGFKAEVLSTEKIGQVHFIYKGDYGKLEAFFNHVKPKLISETASMTKSMERRGGGILNIELRNKSQDLPNYYQLHATFETLDAMGANFINSCLEQFATTFKTEAEQFERFNAEEKNISMVMSILSNYVPQCLVRAEVSCKVEELKSKDIPNPEAFVKKFKQAVTIAEVEPYRAVTHNKGIMNGIDAVVLATGNDFRAVEAGAHAYAAKDGQYSSLTHCSVDNGIFKFWIEIPLALGTVGGLTNLHPLVKFSLEMLQKPTAKDLMKIVAVAGLAQNFGALKSLTTTGIQEGHMKMHLMNILNQFEATEDEKAKLIEHFKTNVVTHSAVVEEIGKLRA, encoded by the coding sequence ATGCCAAATACCATTTCTGGCTTTTCCAAGCTTTCAAAATCCGAAAAGATTGAGTGGCTTTTAGACACGTATTTCACGGATAAAGACAGTGCGAGAAACCTTGTTCAGCGTTATTGGAATTCTGATGAAAAATTGCAGAAGTTACACGATGAATTTATAGAAAACACCATTACCAATTATTATTTACCACTAGGTGTTGCGCCGAACTTTTTGATAAATGAGACTTTTTACACAATTCCAATGGCCATCGAGGAAAGCTCCGTTATTGCTGCTGCCAGTAAAGCTGCTAAATTTTGGTTGGAGCGTGGTGGTTTTAAGGCTGAAGTATTATCGACTGAAAAAATTGGTCAGGTTCATTTTATATATAAAGGCGATTATGGTAAACTCGAAGCATTTTTCAATCATGTAAAACCCAAATTAATCAGCGAAACTGCCAGCATGACCAAAAGCATGGAGCGCAGAGGCGGTGGGATTCTCAATATTGAATTACGAAACAAATCGCAAGATTTACCGAATTATTATCAGCTTCACGCGACTTTTGAAACTTTGGATGCGATGGGCGCAAATTTTATCAACTCCTGCTTGGAACAATTTGCAACGACCTTTAAAACCGAAGCTGAACAATTTGAACGTTTTAATGCTGAAGAGAAAAACATCTCAATGGTTATGAGTATTCTCTCCAATTACGTCCCACAATGTTTGGTGCGCGCGGAAGTGTCTTGTAAAGTTGAAGAATTAAAAAGTAAGGACATTCCAAATCCCGAAGCGTTTGTAAAGAAATTCAAACAAGCCGTGACTATTGCTGAAGTTGAACCTTATAGAGCCGTAACACATAACAAAGGCATTATGAATGGTATTGACGCGGTTGTATTGGCCACAGGCAATGATTTTAGAGCCGTTGAAGCTGGCGCGCATGCTTATGCGGCAAAAGACGGTCAGTATTCTAGTTTAACGCATTGTTCTGTTGATAATGGTATTTTTAAATTTTGGATAGAAATTCCATTAGCTTTAGGAACCGTTGGTGGTTTAACTAACTTACATCCTTTGGTAAAATTTTCTTTGGAAATGTTACAAAAACCAACAGCCAAAGATTTAATGAAAATTGTGGCTGTTGCAGGATTAGCTCAAAATTTTGGCGCCTTAAAATCGTTAACTACAACAGGAATTCAGGAGGGCCACATGAAAATGCACTTGATGAATATATTGAATCAATTTGAAGCTACTGAGGACGAAAAAGCAAAACTTATCGAACATTTTAAGACAAATGTTGTTACTCATAGTGCGGTTGTTGAGGAGATAGGAAAATTAAGAGCATAG
- a CDS encoding S9 family peptidase has protein sequence MNFRQVVAVFGFLMTSMVFCQEKQITLQDIWSGQFRTEGMQALHSMDNGTQYSVLNFDRQTRISTIDIYDYKTLEKVKTLVSSADIAEIQGFFDYAFSADESKVILTTKSEPVFRRSTLGEYYVYDIASKKVTKVSDNLIQEPTLSPDGTKVAYGLENNLFVKDLKSGKVQQITTDGEKNKIINGITDWVYEEEFAFVRAFDWNTESNKIAFIRFDETDVPEFSMDVYGSDLYQTQHVFKYPKAGEANSKISLHLYDLNSKSVKELKVDKAYEDFYIPSIKWTNDAEVLSAQYMNRHQNELDLWMIDTESMTSKNVLAEKDKAYIDVTDNLTFLKDNSFIWTSEKDGFNHIYHYSKDGKLINQVTKGNWEVTDYYGLNEKSNTIYYQSTENGSINRAIYSIKLNGKNKKRLTEKEGTNSASFSADFTYFINTHSSASSPQEYTLYDAKSGDVVKRIKDNDQLAEKMDSYVTSKKEFSTINVNGNDLNMWMIKPADFDPKQEYPLFMYQYSGPGSQQVANRWNSANDYWFQMLAQEGYIVACVDGRGTGFKGADFKKVTQNELGKYEVEDQIEAAKQLGNRDYIDASRIGIWGWSYGGFMSSNALFKGNDVFKMAIAVAPVTSWRFYDTIYTERYMTTPQENPSGYDENSPINHVDKLKGDYLLIHGTGDDNVHVQNTMRMVEALIQADKQFEWMLYPDKNHGIYGGNTRLHLYKKMTDFINRTLGDKLEASDK, from the coding sequence ATGAATTTTAGACAGGTTGTGGCTGTTTTTGGCTTTTTAATGACTTCAATGGTTTTTTGCCAAGAAAAACAAATCACGCTTCAAGACATTTGGAGTGGTCAGTTTAGAACAGAAGGGATGCAAGCCTTGCATTCTATGGATAATGGAACTCAGTATTCAGTCTTAAATTTTGATAGGCAAACAAGAATCTCGACCATAGATATTTACGATTATAAAACCTTGGAAAAAGTGAAAACCTTGGTATCTTCGGCTGATATAGCTGAGATTCAAGGTTTTTTTGATTACGCTTTTAGTGCTGATGAATCTAAAGTGATTCTCACTACAAAATCGGAACCAGTGTTTAGACGTTCCACTTTGGGCGAATATTATGTATATGATATCGCTTCAAAAAAAGTGACCAAAGTATCTGATAATTTAATCCAAGAACCAACCTTGTCGCCAGATGGCACAAAAGTAGCTTACGGATTAGAAAATAATTTATTCGTTAAGGATTTAAAATCTGGAAAGGTTCAACAAATCACAACCGATGGTGAAAAAAATAAAATCATCAATGGAATTACGGATTGGGTTTACGAAGAGGAATTTGCTTTTGTAAGGGCTTTCGATTGGAACACAGAAAGCAACAAAATTGCTTTTATAAGATTTGATGAAACTGATGTGCCAGAATTTTCAATGGATGTTTATGGTTCAGATTTATACCAAACCCAGCATGTCTTCAAATATCCTAAAGCGGGTGAAGCCAATTCTAAGATTTCTTTGCACTTGTATGATTTAAATTCCAAAAGTGTTAAGGAATTAAAAGTTGATAAAGCTTATGAAGATTTCTACATCCCAAGTATAAAGTGGACTAACGATGCGGAAGTTTTAAGTGCACAATACATGAATCGTCATCAAAACGAATTAGACCTTTGGATGATTGATACAGAATCGATGACCTCTAAAAATGTTTTAGCAGAAAAAGACAAGGCCTATATCGATGTCACTGATAACTTAACGTTTCTAAAAGATAATAGTTTTATTTGGACGAGTGAAAAGGACGGTTTTAATCATATTTATCATTATTCCAAAGATGGAAAATTGATTAATCAAGTTACAAAAGGAAACTGGGAAGTGACCGATTACTATGGTTTGAATGAAAAGTCGAATACCATTTATTACCAATCCACCGAAAATGGTTCTATTAATAGAGCTATTTACTCTATTAAATTAAACGGGAAAAACAAGAAGAGACTTACTGAAAAAGAAGGGACAAATAGCGCATCTTTTAGTGCTGACTTTACCTATTTTATAAACACGCATTCTAGTGCATCATCGCCACAAGAATATACGCTTTATGATGCCAAGTCTGGTGATGTGGTTAAGCGTATTAAAGATAATGATCAGTTGGCAGAAAAAATGGATAGCTATGTCACCTCTAAAAAAGAGTTCAGTACTATAAATGTCAATGGCAACGATTTGAATATGTGGATGATAAAACCAGCTGATTTTGATCCAAAGCAGGAATATCCATTGTTTATGTACCAATATTCAGGTCCAGGCTCTCAGCAAGTCGCCAACCGCTGGAATAGCGCCAATGATTATTGGTTTCAAATGCTGGCACAAGAAGGTTATATTGTGGCTTGTGTAGATGGCAGAGGAACAGGATTTAAAGGTGCAGATTTCAAAAAGGTAACCCAAAATGAATTGGGGAAATATGAAGTGGAAGACCAAATTGAAGCGGCGAAACAACTCGGAAATCGAGATTATATAGATGCCTCACGAATTGGAATTTGGGGCTGGAGCTATGGCGGTTTTATGAGCAGTAATGCATTGTTCAAGGGAAATGATGTGTTCAAAATGGCAATTGCCGTTGCACCTGTAACGAGTTGGAGGTTTTATGATACTATTTATACTGAACGCTACATGACCACACCTCAAGAAAACCCAAGTGGCTATGATGAAAACTCTCCAATCAATCATGTCGATAAGCTTAAAGGGGATTATCTATTAATTCATGGAACAGGTGATGATAACGTGCATGTGCAAAACACCATGCGTATGGTAGAAGCTTTAATCCAAGCCGATAAACAATTTGAATGGATGTTATATCCAGATAAAAACCACGGTATTTACGGTGGCAATACAAGATTACATTTGTATAAAAAGATGACGGATTTTATTAATAGGACTTTGGGAGATAAACTTGAAGCAAGTGATAAGTAA
- a CDS encoding peptide MFS transporter, whose protein sequence is MSTATQPIKRKELFGHPVGLFVLFFTEMWERFSYYGMRGILVLYMAASATAIDPGLGWSNKDAIWLYGWYTMLVYVASIPGGWIADKFLGQKKTVMIGGLLLCVGHGVLAIPQSWAFFTGLLLIILGVGGLKPNISTMVGGLYKEGDIRRDSGFTIFYIGINIGAFLASITVGLVAYYYGWHYGFGLAGIGMLVGQAVFIWGQKFLKGVGEFTGGSQASEAERLASKRPLSKIEKDRVIVLLISFLIVVVFWGAFEQAGGLMNLYTDAKVDRHIGLSWLEEIPAAVFQSLNAGYIIIFGTLVGGFWIWWKKKGKESSSLFKMAIGTIIMGLGYVFMMFASQEASAETFGKAAMIWIFLAYLFHTIGELCTSPVSLSFITKLAPLKYASIMMGVYFAATGFGNKLAGTIGESSQLESFTGEMVVSKQEILPYLSKETFKIKNENKDVVEITEYPINEDKNFSIRSTVYSENGQVVFKDFETGRDLNSLFKMSQGEDSDTKQLLEDLNENNVSASNPYHAKLVFEKDKDKAQITENKGDGKDYGVSFVLEEEQSEQEYATFMWLTIFTVAFGLLLLLFLKKLKKLTHGAEDNEREVMETEPYELADEDLQN, encoded by the coding sequence ATGTCAACAGCAACTCAACCAATTAAACGAAAAGAACTTTTTGGACATCCAGTAGGTCTTTTTGTTTTGTTTTTTACAGAAATGTGGGAACGTTTTTCTTATTACGGAATGCGTGGAATTTTAGTCCTATATATGGCTGCATCTGCAACAGCTATTGATCCAGGATTGGGTTGGTCCAATAAAGACGCGATTTGGTTATACGGTTGGTACACGATGTTGGTATATGTAGCTTCTATTCCAGGAGGTTGGATTGCTGATAAATTTTTAGGGCAAAAGAAAACCGTTATGATTGGTGGATTATTACTATGTGTTGGACATGGTGTTTTAGCAATTCCTCAAAGTTGGGCGTTTTTCACAGGTCTACTTTTAATTATTTTAGGTGTTGGTGGTCTTAAACCAAACATCTCAACCATGGTTGGTGGTTTGTATAAAGAAGGGGATATTAGACGGGATAGCGGATTTACAATATTCTATATAGGAATTAATATTGGTGCATTTTTAGCAAGTATAACAGTAGGTTTAGTAGCTTATTATTATGGTTGGCACTATGGCTTTGGATTGGCTGGTATTGGTATGCTAGTTGGTCAGGCTGTATTTATTTGGGGCCAAAAATTCTTAAAAGGAGTAGGCGAATTTACAGGTGGTAGCCAAGCTTCGGAAGCTGAACGATTAGCATCAAAACGTCCATTAAGTAAAATTGAAAAGGATAGGGTTATTGTATTATTGATTTCATTCTTAATCGTTGTGGTGTTTTGGGGAGCTTTTGAACAAGCAGGTGGATTAATGAATCTTTATACAGATGCTAAAGTTGACAGACATATAGGGTTAAGTTGGTTGGAGGAAATTCCGGCAGCTGTCTTCCAATCTTTAAATGCAGGTTATATCATAATTTTCGGAACACTTGTGGGTGGTTTTTGGATTTGGTGGAAGAAGAAAGGAAAAGAATCCTCTTCATTGTTTAAAATGGCAATTGGTACCATCATTATGGGATTAGGTTATGTTTTTATGATGTTTGCATCACAAGAAGCTAGCGCGGAAACTTTTGGAAAGGCAGCTATGATTTGGATTTTCTTAGCTTATTTATTCCATACAATAGGTGAATTATGTACATCACCAGTTTCATTGTCGTTCATTACAAAGTTAGCACCTTTAAAATATGCTTCTATTATGATGGGTGTTTATTTCGCAGCAACAGGTTTTGGAAATAAATTAGCAGGAACTATCGGTGAATCTTCTCAACTAGAATCGTTTACAGGTGAAATGGTGGTAAGCAAACAAGAGATATTACCATATCTTTCAAAAGAAACGTTTAAAATTAAAAACGAAAATAAGGATGTTGTTGAAATAACCGAATACCCAATTAATGAAGATAAGAATTTTAGTATAAGGTCTACAGTTTATTCAGAAAATGGACAGGTAGTATTCAAAGATTTTGAAACAGGTAGAGACTTAAATTCATTATTCAAAATGTCTCAAGGAGAAGATTCTGATACGAAACAACTATTAGAAGATTTAAATGAAAATAACGTTTCAGCTTCAAACCCATATCATGCAAAATTAGTGTTTGAAAAAGATAAGGACAAAGCGCAGATTACAGAAAATAAAGGAGACGGAAAAGATTATGGTGTTTCATTTGTATTAGAAGAAGAGCAAAGCGAACAAGAATATGCTACATTTATGTGGTTAACTATTTTTACGGTTGCATTCGGTCTGTTGCTGCTTTTATTCTTGAAGAAATTAAAGAAATTGACACATGGTGCTGAAGATAATGAACGAGAAGTTATGGAAACAGAACCATATGAACTAGCAGACGAAGATTTGCAGAACTAA
- a CDS encoding peptide MFS transporter → MSTDIENLFKDKVLGHPAGLFVLFFTEMWERFSFYGMRVLLVNFLTMAAIGYNPGWEWSVENAGALFGTYAMLLYITPIIGGWLADKYTGYRWAVIIGSLIMTAGHASMAIETEFSLYFGLFLLVVGTGFFKPTMTSIISDMYKKNPEKKDGAYTIYYMGVNAGAFFGMMLCGYLAEKIGWAYGFGLAGIFMLLGTIQFWLAGPLFGKIGAKPSNVHEVELPQNVNEESVEINNDTEEKEERPNPFTTLDKVLILISSIIGLGYAINDPMSKIAGIDMFAFLQIGDFEGQYTAVLFALALFLILVIGRILRYTAIVRDRMIAFIIFAFFTVFFWMSFEQGASSLVIFARDNVDRLLSGNSATIFNVVNTLLTVIPLIIISYVLFILWKKTFSKIPGSNIVLVICFLLMWGIVGWMLNRDYNTVAYDVEYSAIKTPDLDEQGKQKLDADGKMQFVYIPVSENTATNSDHQVVMRTTSIAEPMTFNLGDKLNITPKNNDGTEFGFLDDKRLQLTKQKAIELDRDNGVIAATVTKVRENEVEITVSWFSILNSFFIIVFASFFSKWWESKYNPSAATKYALGLSIMGIGFGLLAFGAFGIVEGVKVSMIWLILAYLFHTLGELCLSPVGLSYVSKLVPGRMIALMFGMWYLAIAIGNKLAAVFGGQIENITKQYSLSTFFLIFTIVPIAAGLLIFFLNPVLKKLMHGVR, encoded by the coding sequence ATGAGTACAGACATCGAAAACCTATTTAAAGATAAAGTTCTAGGGCATCCTGCCGGACTTTTTGTATTATTTTTTACTGAAATGTGGGAGCGTTTTTCGTTTTACGGAATGCGTGTTTTATTGGTCAATTTTTTGACTATGGCCGCTATTGGCTATAATCCTGGTTGGGAATGGTCTGTGGAAAATGCAGGTGCGCTTTTTGGTACTTATGCGATGCTGCTTTATATCACACCGATTATTGGTGGTTGGCTTGCTGATAAATACACAGGCTACCGATGGGCTGTTATTATTGGGTCTTTAATTATGACGGCAGGTCATGCATCAATGGCTATAGAAACTGAATTCTCATTATACTTTGGTTTGTTTTTATTGGTTGTTGGTACAGGTTTTTTTAAACCAACCATGACTTCCATTATTTCTGATATGTATAAGAAAAATCCAGAGAAAAAGGATGGAGCTTACACCATCTATTATATGGGAGTAAATGCTGGCGCCTTTTTTGGAATGATGCTTTGTGGCTATTTAGCTGAAAAGATTGGTTGGGCATATGGTTTCGGGTTAGCAGGTATTTTTATGTTGTTGGGAACCATTCAGTTTTGGTTAGCAGGTCCTTTATTTGGAAAAATTGGAGCTAAACCTTCAAATGTCCATGAAGTAGAATTACCTCAAAATGTTAATGAAGAAAGCGTAGAAATAAACAATGACACTGAGGAAAAAGAAGAACGACCAAACCCATTTACAACTTTGGATAAAGTGTTAATACTTATCTCGTCCATTATTGGACTTGGTTATGCTATTAATGACCCGATGTCTAAAATTGCAGGCATTGATATGTTTGCATTCTTACAAATTGGAGATTTTGAAGGGCAATATACAGCGGTACTTTTTGCCTTAGCGCTATTTCTAATATTAGTGATTGGTCGAATTTTAAGATATACAGCAATTGTAAGAGATAGAATGATTGCATTTATCATATTTGCATTTTTTACGGTGTTTTTTTGGATGTCCTTTGAGCAAGGCGCATCATCATTAGTGATTTTTGCAAGAGATAATGTTGATAGACTTTTGAGTGGTAATTCAGCAACAATCTTTAATGTTGTGAACACCTTACTTACGGTAATACCGTTGATTATAATTTCCTATGTACTCTTTATTTTATGGAAGAAAACCTTTTCTAAAATACCAGGCTCTAATATCGTTTTGGTCATTTGTTTCTTGTTAATGTGGGGAATCGTAGGTTGGATGCTTAATAGAGATTATAATACAGTGGCGTATGATGTGGAATATTCTGCGATCAAAACACCAGATTTAGATGAGCAAGGAAAACAGAAACTTGATGCGGATGGAAAAATGCAATTTGTTTACATTCCTGTTTCAGAAAATACAGCAACCAACTCGGATCACCAAGTCGTCATGCGAACCACTTCTATTGCAGAGCCAATGACATTTAATCTAGGTGATAAATTAAATATTACGCCTAAAAATAATGATGGGACAGAATTTGGATTCTTAGATGACAAGAGATTACAACTTACCAAGCAAAAAGCAATAGAGTTGGATAGGGATAATGGCGTTATTGCTGCAACAGTTACGAAGGTAAGAGAAAACGAAGTTGAAATAACAGTATCTTGGTTTAGTATTCTGAACTCATTTTTTATAATTGTATTTGCGTCGTTCTTTTCTAAATGGTGGGAAAGCAAATATAACCCGAGTGCTGCCACTAAATATGCGCTTGGTTTAAGTATTATGGGAATTGGATTTGGACTGCTAGCGTTCGGTGCATTCGGAATAGTGGAAGGTGTAAAAGTGAGTATGATTTGGCTGATTTTAGCCTATCTATTTCATACGCTTGGCGAACTCTGCTTGTCACCTGTCGGATTATCTTATGTGAGTAAGTTAGTGCCAGGACGAATGATTGCCCTGATGTTTGGTATGTGGTATTTAGCCATAGCAATTGGAAATAAACTAGCTGCTGTTTTTGGAGGACAGATCGAAAATATCACAAAGCAATATAGCTTATCAACCTTCTTCTTGATATTTACAATTGTACCAATTGCTGCCGGACTTTTAATATTCTTTTTAAATCCAGTTTTGAAAAAACTTATGCACGGCGTGCGCTAA
- a CDS encoding thioredoxin family protein, which produces MKKLTFGLIAVFAFTLSAIAQEINWVTMDEALELQKKEPKKIFMDVYTNWCGPCKMLDKNTFHNKDVVAYVNEHYYAVKFNAEGNDEVTYKDQTFGNPNYDATKANRRNSAHEFSRFLKVRAYPTMVFFDEEGEFISPIQGYLKPQQLELYLKLFKSDEHKEMTTQEQFNEYYKAFKPEFKE; this is translated from the coding sequence ATGAAAAAATTGACCTTTGGACTAATAGCTGTGTTTGCCTTTACATTATCGGCAATAGCACAAGAAATTAATTGGGTAACTATGGACGAAGCTCTAGAGCTTCAGAAAAAAGAACCTAAAAAGATTTTTATGGACGTTTATACCAATTGGTGCGGCCCTTGCAAAATGTTAGATAAGAATACGTTTCATAATAAAGATGTTGTAGCGTACGTCAACGAACATTATTACGCTGTAAAGTTTAATGCAGAGGGTAACGATGAGGTTACTTATAAAGACCAGACCTTTGGAAACCCAAATTATGATGCTACAAAAGCCAATCGACGAAACAGCGCTCACGAGTTTTCGAGATTTTTAAAAGTTAGAGCCTACCCAACTATGGTGTTTTTCGATGAGGAAGGTGAGTTTATTTCTCCTATTCAAGGGTATTTAAAACCACAGCAATTGGAGTTGTATTTAAAATTATTCAAAAGCGATGAACACAAAGAAATGACGACCCAAGAGCAGTTTAATGAATATTACAAAGCGTTTAAACCAGAGTTTAAGGAATAA